From Deltaproteobacteria bacterium, one genomic window encodes:
- a CDS encoding AMP-binding protein: ASEAGVLTVLDIKDHVLDGPPEKVARLASCGKPLPGVSVKVLNEADKEVKPGEIGELTTKGDMVMRGYWKMPDETARTLKDGRFFTGDLCTVDAEGYIFIKDRKKDMIISGGFNVYPYEVESVLQEHPAIVDAAVFGIPDEKWGEAVCAQVVLGKGMSVDEEEILRFMKQHLADYKKPRKIEFVSKIPRTPTGKILKRELRARYWEGQERKV; this comes from the coding sequence GCGCTTCAGAGGCCGGGGTCCTGACGGTTCTGGATATCAAGGATCACGTGCTCGACGGCCCGCCTGAAAAGGTGGCACGGCTCGCCTCCTGCGGCAAACCCCTTCCCGGGGTCAGCGTAAAGGTCCTGAATGAGGCGGACAAAGAAGTGAAACCCGGCGAGATCGGAGAACTGACCACCAAGGGCGACATGGTCATGAGGGGATACTGGAAGATGCCCGATGAAACCGCCCGCACCCTGAAGGACGGCAGGTTTTTTACCGGCGATCTGTGTACCGTGGATGCGGAAGGGTATATTTTTATAAAAGACCGAAAAAAGGATATGATCATCAGCGGCGGCTTCAACGTCTATCCGTACGAGGTGGAGAGCGTCCTTCAGGAACATCCGGCCATTGTGGATGCAGCGGTTTTCGGCATTCCGGATGAAAAATGGGGGGAGGCGGTCTGTGCCCAGGTAGTATTGGGCAAGGGGATGAGCGTGGATGAAGAGGAGATCCTTCGATTTATGAAACAGCATCTGGCTGATTACAAGAAGCCCAGGAAAATCGAGTTTGTATCCAAAATACCGCGTACGCCTACGGGCAAGATTCTCAAACGCGAACTGCGGGCCAGGTATTGGGAGGGCCAAGAGCGAAAAGTGTAA
- a CDS encoding aldehyde ferredoxin oxidoreductase family protein: MNGNTGKIIEVDLTKGDIGITHLPEDYYTRYVGGSGLGARLFWDRGDFDADPLSPQAMLLFMNGPFAGLRLSGTSRSSVAGRSPLTRGFSESSCGGYFAPELRYAGFDGIIITGASPMPSLLLIRDDHVELVDARAHWGRGVEETTRSLKDQYGKKFRTLVIGPAGENRVPFANILNEAHHAFGRAGFGAVMGAKNLKAIVVNGTNRSVKMADPKRFEELRAELNPRIREGLISEVLHDFGTAGSLEGHVYDGDVPIKNWTSNFWEEMAEALTGSTLEEKYLTRRATCAFCAIACKRVVAVKEGPFAVPEGPGPEYETIVSFGALLGAMDLAATCKAGRMCNDLGLDTISAGATIAWAMEAFDRGDLTSADAGGMDLKWGDMERVIDLLPMIAKREGKIGELLSRGSLWAANKIGKGAVAYTAQSKGLEAPMHDPRGGGHGKALAYAVSPRGACHVSTTMHFMESGACYYPEIGFDYDLEPMTGELKPEVAVVAVELGSIENSACYCQFADRQITLTEWVDLFNAVAGYGWEIPDMMRAGRRIFYLKRLLNHRFGFRAVDDDLTPRMLEPARDGEPEGVEMDLAGMKERFYELMGLDPKEGIPLKETLLRFDMADEAQSVWERMRVD, translated from the coding sequence ATGAACGGCAATACCGGAAAAATCATCGAGGTTGATCTTACCAAAGGCGATATCGGGATAACGCACCTGCCGGAAGACTATTACACAAGATATGTGGGCGGGAGCGGTCTCGGGGCAAGGCTCTTCTGGGACCGGGGAGACTTTGATGCCGACCCGCTGTCCCCCCAAGCCATGCTCCTCTTCATGAACGGTCCCTTTGCCGGGCTTAGGCTTTCCGGAACCAGCAGAAGCAGTGTTGCGGGACGCTCGCCGCTGACACGGGGATTTTCCGAATCCTCCTGTGGCGGCTATTTTGCCCCTGAATTGCGGTACGCGGGCTTTGACGGGATCATCATAACGGGCGCATCACCTATGCCTTCGCTCCTTTTGATAAGGGATGATCATGTCGAACTCGTGGATGCACGCGCCCATTGGGGGCGTGGGGTCGAGGAAACAACCCGATCGTTGAAGGACCAATACGGCAAGAAGTTCAGGACCCTTGTGATCGGTCCGGCAGGAGAAAACCGCGTCCCTTTTGCCAATATCCTGAATGAAGCCCATCACGCATTCGGGCGCGCCGGTTTCGGGGCCGTCATGGGCGCCAAGAACCTGAAGGCCATTGTGGTAAATGGAACAAACCGGTCCGTGAAAATGGCCGACCCCAAGCGGTTTGAAGAACTGCGGGCCGAGCTGAACCCGAGGATCCGGGAAGGACTCATCTCCGAGGTGCTCCACGATTTCGGCACCGCGGGGAGCCTGGAGGGGCACGTCTATGACGGTGATGTCCCCATCAAAAACTGGACTTCCAACTTTTGGGAAGAGATGGCGGAGGCCCTTACGGGGAGCACCCTGGAGGAAAAATATCTCACCAGGCGGGCCACCTGCGCCTTCTGCGCCATCGCCTGCAAGCGGGTCGTGGCGGTCAAGGAAGGACCTTTTGCCGTTCCCGAGGGACCCGGACCCGAATATGAGACCATTGTAAGCTTTGGCGCCCTCCTGGGCGCCATGGATCTCGCCGCAACCTGCAAGGCAGGGAGAATGTGCAACGATCTGGGGTTAGACACCATATCCGCAGGGGCAACCATCGCCTGGGCCATGGAGGCATTTGACAGGGGAGACCTCACGTCGGCGGATGCGGGGGGAATGGACCTCAAATGGGGGGATATGGAGCGGGTGATCGACCTCCTGCCCATGATCGCAAAAAGGGAGGGAAAGATCGGGGAACTTCTTTCGCGGGGCAGTTTATGGGCAGCCAACAAGATCGGCAAAGGCGCCGTTGCCTATACCGCCCAGAGCAAGGGCCTGGAGGCCCCCATGCATGATCCCAGGGGCGGCGGCCACGGCAAGGCCCTTGCCTATGCCGTAAGCCCCAGGGGGGCGTGCCATGTTTCCACGACCATGCATTTCATGGAGTCGGGAGCGTGCTATTACCCTGAAATAGGCTTTGATTATGATCTTGAACCCATGACCGGCGAGCTGAAACCGGAGGTCGCGGTGGTTGCGGTGGAGTTGGGCAGCATCGAAAACAGCGCGTGCTACTGCCAGTTTGCCGATCGGCAGATCACCCTAACCGAATGGGTTGATCTGTTTAACGCCGTTGCCGGTTACGGATGGGAAATCCCGGATATGATGCGGGCGGGCAGAAGGATATTCTACTTGAAAAGACTCCTCAACCACCGGTTCGGTTTCAGGGCCGTGGATGACGATCTCACCCCGCGCATGCTTGAACCCGCAAGGGACGGGGAGCCGGAGGGGGTCGAAATGGACCTGGCCGGCATGAAGGAACGATTTTACGAACTCATGGGCCTGGACCCGAAGGAAGGGATTCCGCTGAAAGAGACACTCCTGAGATTCGACATGGCCGATGAAGCCCAATCGGTCTGGGAGCGGATGCGTGTTGACTAA